One stretch of Bacteroidota bacterium DNA includes these proteins:
- the rpsG gene encoding 30S ribosomal protein S7, whose translation MRKKHASKRIAIADPKFGDLLVNRFINNIMKDGKKHRAQTILYDAIEIIGDRTKSTNPIEVFKKAVHNVSPVIEIRARRVGGATYQVPTEVRPERRTALAIRWLINYSQERSDKSMSLKLAAEFIAAANGEGNAVKKKEDTHRMAEANKAFAHFKW comes from the coding sequence ATGAGAAAAAAGCACGCTTCGAAACGTATCGCCATCGCTGACCCCAAATTTGGGGATCTATTAGTCAACCGGTTCATCAATAATATCATGAAAGATGGTAAAAAGCATCGTGCTCAGACCATTCTGTATGATGCAATTGAAATTATCGGTGATCGAACGAAATCGACCAATCCTATAGAAGTTTTCAAAAAAGCAGTACATAACGTCTCTCCTGTAATTGAAATTCGTGCCAGAAGAGTCGGCGGAGCAACCTATCAGGTTCCTACAGAAGTTCGTCCCGAACGGCGAACCGCTCTCGCAATTCGTTGGTTAATCAACTATTCGCAAGAACGTTCGGATAAGTCTATGTCGTTAAAGTTAGCTGCTGAATTTATCGCGGCTGCAAACGGCGAGGGCAATGCGGTGAAGAAAAAAGAAGATACACACCGCATGGCTGAAGCAAACAAAGCGTTTGCTCACTTTAAGTGGTAA
- the fusA gene encoding elongation factor G, with protein sequence MPRKYSLERTRNIGIMAHIDAGKTTTTERILFYTGVLHRVGEVHDGAATMDWMEQEKERGITITSAATTCFWRDHRINIIDTPGHVDFTIEVERSLRVLDGAVALFCSVGGVEPQSETVWRQADKYGVPRIAFVNKMDRIGADFLGAVQMMRERLGANAIPIQLPVGQGDLFKGIIDLVSMKAHIFHDHSNGMTWDEIEIPHDLQAQAAEYRTKMLEAVSDEDDSLLEKYLEGKEISEKELTDVLRRACLKVTIVPVLCGSSFKNKGVQMLLDSVVNFLPSPLDIQGGVITGHHPNMKDTVSRTIADNEKFTALAFKIMTDPYVGRLTFFRIYSGTVKAGSYLYNSVSDKKERIGRVLRMHANHREDVDEGYAGDILAAIGFKNTRTGDTLCGEDESIILEKMIFPEPVIHQAIEPKTKADQEKMGEALSKLAEEDPTFRITTNIETGQTIIGGMGELHLEILVDRMKREFKVEANVGKPQVAYKETIRKKVTQEGKFVRQSGGKGQFGHVWIEIEPNEKGKGYEFEDAIVGGVIPREFIKPVSAGIQEALKNGILAGYPVEDIKVKLIDGSYHDVDSSEMAFKIAGSMAFQEGARKANPVILEPIMGVEVVSPEDYLGDVMGDLNSRRGKIEGITPRKDAQVIKAMVPLSEMFGYATTLRSMTQGRALYTMQFDHYDETPKSVSEAIIEKVKGKNA encoded by the coding sequence ATGCCTCGTAAATATTCATTAGAACGTACTCGTAATATTGGAATTATGGCGCACATCGACGCTGGGAAAACCACGACGACTGAGCGAATTCTCTTCTATACCGGTGTGTTGCATCGTGTTGGAGAAGTGCATGATGGTGCTGCGACAATGGATTGGATGGAGCAGGAAAAGGAACGCGGTATAACGATCACTTCTGCCGCAACAACTTGTTTCTGGAGAGATCATCGCATCAATATTATCGATACTCCTGGTCACGTAGATTTTACGATTGAAGTTGAACGCTCGCTTCGTGTATTAGATGGTGCGGTTGCATTGTTTTGTTCTGTTGGTGGTGTAGAACCCCAATCAGAAACGGTGTGGCGCCAAGCTGATAAGTATGGTGTTCCGCGTATTGCGTTTGTGAATAAAATGGATCGCATCGGTGCTGATTTCCTTGGTGCTGTGCAAATGATGAGAGAACGTCTTGGAGCAAATGCAATTCCGATCCAACTTCCTGTTGGACAAGGGGATTTGTTTAAAGGAATTATCGATCTCGTGAGCATGAAAGCCCATATATTTCATGATCATTCCAACGGTATGACATGGGATGAAATTGAAATTCCTCACGATCTTCAAGCGCAAGCTGCAGAATATCGTACAAAAATGTTAGAAGCAGTTTCCGATGAAGATGATTCATTGTTGGAAAAATATCTTGAGGGGAAAGAGATTTCTGAGAAAGAGCTAACGGATGTATTGCGTCGTGCTTGTTTGAAAGTAACAATTGTTCCGGTGTTATGCGGTTCTTCCTTTAAGAATAAGGGCGTTCAGATGCTTCTCGATTCAGTCGTGAACTTCTTGCCGTCTCCTCTTGATATACAAGGTGGAGTGATTACTGGTCATCATCCAAACATGAAAGATACAGTTAGTCGCACAATTGCTGACAACGAAAAGTTTACAGCGCTTGCGTTTAAGATTATGACTGATCCCTATGTCGGACGATTGACGTTTTTCCGTATTTATAGTGGAACAGTAAAAGCTGGTTCATATCTGTATAATTCTGTTAGTGATAAGAAAGAGCGTATCGGTCGTGTATTGCGCATGCATGCAAACCATCGTGAGGATGTTGACGAAGGATATGCGGGCGATATTCTTGCTGCAATTGGTTTTAAAAATACTCGAACGGGAGACACATTATGCGGCGAGGATGAATCAATCATCCTTGAAAAGATGATATTTCCTGAACCGGTTATTCATCAAGCAATTGAGCCGAAAACAAAAGCTGATCAAGAGAAGATGGGCGAAGCTCTTTCGAAACTTGCCGAAGAAGATCCGACATTCCGTATTACAACAAACATCGAAACTGGCCAAACAATTATCGGCGGTATGGGTGAGTTACATCTTGAAATTCTCGTCGATCGTATGAAACGGGAATTCAAAGTTGAAGCGAATGTTGGAAAGCCGCAAGTTGCTTACAAAGAAACAATTCGCAAAAAAGTTACACAAGAAGGTAAATTCGTCCGTCAATCAGGCGGTAAGGGTCAATTCGGTCACGTATGGATTGAAATTGAGCCGAATGAAAAAGGCAAAGGATACGAATTCGAAGACGCAATTGTTGGCGGTGTTATTCCGCGTGAATTTATTAAACCGGTATCTGCAGGTATTCAGGAAGCGTTAAAGAATGGTATTCTTGCAGGATATCCTGTCGAAGATATTAAAGTGAAACTGATCGACGGTTCATATCATGATGTCGACTCGTCGGAAATGGCGTTTAAAATTGCCGGTTCGATGGCCTTCCAAGAGGGTGCAAGAAAAGCAAACCCGGTGATTCTTGAACCGATCATGGGTGTTGAAGTAGTTTCTCCCGAAGATTATCTCGGTGATGTGATGGGTGATTTGAATTCACGCCGCGGTAAGATTGAAGGAATTACTCCTCGAAAAGATGCTCAAGTAATTAAAGCAATGGTTCCGTTGTCTGAAATGTTTGGATATGCAACAACATTGCGTTCCATGACTCAGGGGCGAGCGCTCTATACTATGCAGTTTGATCACTATGATGAAACACCGAAATCGGTTTCAGAAGCGATCATCGAAAAAGTAAAAGGCAAGAACGCTTAA
- the rpoB gene encoding DNA-directed RNA polymerase subunit beta, translating into MHIDPKTGRHSFGTINEVVEYPDLLNVQIESFEHFLQEKIAPTKRKNRGLQQVFLQNFPITDTRENFLLEFVEYYVEKAKYTVRECQERGLTYAVPLKAKLRLSQKAENGEGYSDTIEDVVYLGNLPYMTERGTFIINGAERVIVSQLHRSPGVFFSESTHPNGTPIYSARIIPFRGSWVEFATDINNVMYAYIDRKKKFPVTTLLRALGYSSDDEIMELFNLVEEVKVADIDLKDYIGRIICGDVVDRKTGEIIINKDTLVTEETVKKIKKSEIKKIRFLKSEEPGNRSVIANTIMKDAVHSEEDALETIYRQLRSGDAPDLETAKSLIDKLFFNPKRYDLGDVGRHRINAKLKLDISETVTTLTKEDIIAIIRYLLDLKQGKTSVDDIDHLGNRRIRTVGEQISAQFNIGLARMTRTIRERLNVRDQEKIAPGDLVNARTITSVINTFFGTNQLSQYMDQTNPLAELTNKRRMSALGPGGLTRERAGFEVRDVHYTHYGRLCPIETPEGPNIGLISSLSMHAKVNEYGFLETPYRVVKKGRVTDEIEFLNAEKEDEFTIAQANAPIDDKGKFLTEKVQGRKAGDFVVQSPDEMQYMDVAPTQIVSAAAALIPFLEHDDANRALMGSNMQRQAVPLLRPQAPIVGTGLEQKIARDSRTCVIAERNGVVENVSGEKITVLYDIDEDNVEQLISFEDKRRVEYRLVKFFRTNQDTGLNQKPIVVPGQRFKKGDVLADGCATDQGELALGRNLLVAFMPWRGYNFEDAIIMNERIVAEDVFTSVHIEEFELQVRDTKRGEEELTREIPNVSEEATKDLDENGIIRIGAEVKEGDILIGKITPKGETDPTPEEKLLKAIFGDKAGDVKDASLKAPPGMKGIVISTKLFSRKKKDADTKKEDKKRLDLLEKMHKQNLDLHYEKLGRKLGLLLDGEKSAGVRNLDGDMIFRSGTQFKMETFVGYDKLDKLDPKVEWVEEKRKNNLIEKIFQHYFDTLNHIEEAFKHEKNKITIGDELPPGIVQLAKVYVAKKRKLSVGDKMAGRHGNKGVVAAIVPSEDMPFTPDGHSVDIVLNPLGVPSRMNIGQLFETALGWAGKALGIKYATPIFDGASWEDVQEELKKAELNVDSRSTLLDGRTGETFDQQVTVGQIYMLKLSHLVDDKIHARSIGPYSLITQQPLGGKAQFGGQRFGEMEVWALQAYGAAHVLQEILTVKSDDVMGRAKVYEAIVKGDNQPEANIPESFNVLVRELQGLGLEVKID; encoded by the coding sequence TTGCATATCGACCCGAAAACGGGCCGCCATAGTTTTGGAACAATCAATGAAGTGGTCGAATATCCTGATTTGCTGAATGTGCAGATCGAGTCGTTCGAACATTTTCTACAGGAAAAAATTGCACCGACCAAGCGTAAGAACAGAGGTCTGCAGCAAGTGTTTCTCCAAAACTTTCCCATTACAGACACGCGAGAAAATTTCCTTCTCGAGTTCGTCGAATATTACGTTGAAAAGGCAAAGTATACAGTGCGCGAATGCCAAGAACGGGGACTGACATACGCCGTTCCGTTAAAAGCAAAATTACGCTTGTCGCAAAAAGCGGAAAATGGCGAAGGGTATTCGGATACCATTGAAGATGTTGTGTATCTTGGCAACCTTCCGTATATGACAGAACGAGGAACGTTCATCATCAACGGCGCGGAGCGTGTTATCGTCAGCCAGCTGCATCGTTCACCAGGCGTGTTCTTCAGCGAATCAACACATCCGAACGGAACACCGATTTATTCCGCGCGTATCATTCCGTTCCGCGGATCGTGGGTTGAATTTGCCACCGACATCAATAATGTGATGTACGCATATATTGATCGCAAAAAGAAATTCCCCGTTACAACATTGCTTCGCGCTCTTGGTTATTCTTCTGATGATGAAATCATGGAGCTCTTCAATCTTGTTGAAGAAGTAAAAGTGGCTGATATCGATTTGAAGGATTACATCGGACGTATCATCTGCGGCGATGTTGTCGATAGAAAAACAGGCGAAATCATCATCAACAAAGATACGCTTGTTACAGAAGAAACCGTTAAGAAAATAAAAAAATCAGAAATTAAAAAGATCCGTTTCCTGAAATCCGAAGAACCGGGCAACCGTTCGGTTATCGCCAACACCATCATGAAAGATGCTGTGCACAGCGAAGAGGATGCACTTGAAACCATCTACCGTCAATTGCGTTCCGGCGATGCTCCGGATTTGGAGACAGCAAAGAGCTTAATTGACAAATTGTTCTTCAATCCAAAACGATATGATCTTGGAGATGTTGGCCGTCATCGTATCAATGCAAAATTGAAATTGGATATCAGCGAAACGGTAACGACGCTGACAAAGGAAGATATTATTGCTATCATCCGGTACTTGCTCGATCTGAAACAAGGGAAAACCTCTGTTGATGATATCGATCATTTGGGAAATCGCCGTATTCGTACCGTTGGTGAACAGATTTCCGCGCAATTCAACATCGGTCTTGCACGGATGACACGCACAATTCGTGAGCGTTTGAATGTTCGCGATCAAGAAAAAATTGCTCCTGGTGATTTGGTTAATGCCCGTACTATTACAAGCGTTATCAATACATTCTTTGGAACAAACCAACTCTCGCAATATATGGATCAAACGAATCCACTGGCTGAGTTGACCAACAAGCGCCGTATGTCGGCTCTTGGACCGGGTGGTCTGACCCGTGAGCGCGCTGGATTTGAAGTTCGTGACGTTCACTATACACACTATGGCCGTCTTTGTCCGATTGAAACACCGGAAGGTCCGAATATCGGTCTTATTTCCTCGCTTTCCATGCACGCAAAAGTAAATGAGTATGGATTTTTGGAAACACCGTACCGCGTTGTGAAAAAGGGAAGAGTGACAGATGAAATTGAATTCTTAAATGCTGAAAAAGAAGACGAATTTACCATTGCGCAGGCGAATGCGCCGATCGATGATAAAGGGAAATTTTTAACAGAAAAAGTTCAAGGAAGAAAAGCTGGTGATTTCGTTGTTCAATCACCGGATGAAATGCAGTATATGGACGTTGCACCGACGCAGATCGTCAGTGCTGCCGCAGCGCTCATTCCGTTTCTTGAACATGACGATGCGAACCGCGCATTGATGGGATCGAACATGCAACGCCAGGCAGTTCCGTTGCTTCGTCCTCAGGCACCGATCGTTGGAACAGGTCTTGAACAGAAAATTGCTCGTGATTCGCGCACATGTGTCATTGCCGAACGTAATGGTGTTGTAGAAAACGTCTCAGGCGAAAAAATCACTGTGCTCTATGATATCGATGAAGACAACGTAGAACAGTTGATAAGTTTTGAAGATAAACGCCGCGTAGAATATCGCTTGGTGAAATTCTTCCGTACGAACCAGGATACAGGTTTGAATCAAAAGCCGATCGTGGTTCCCGGACAGCGTTTCAAAAAGGGAGATGTGCTTGCCGATGGTTGCGCAACAGATCAAGGTGAACTTGCTCTTGGACGCAACCTGCTCGTAGCATTCATGCCCTGGCGCGGTTACAACTTTGAAGATGCTATCATTATGAATGAACGCATTGTCGCAGAAGATGTGTTTACGTCTGTTCACATTGAAGAATTTGAACTTCAAGTGCGCGATACAAAGCGCGGTGAAGAAGAACTCACGCGTGAAATTCCAAATGTCAGCGAAGAAGCAACAAAAGATCTCGATGAGAATGGAATTATCCGCATCGGTGCAGAAGTGAAAGAAGGGGATATCTTGATCGGTAAAATCACTCCTAAAGGTGAGACCGATCCGACACCGGAAGAGAAATTGTTGAAAGCAATCTTTGGCGACAAAGCCGGCGATGTGAAAGATGCATCGTTGAAAGCTCCGCCAGGCATGAAAGGCATTGTCATCTCGACAAAACTCTTCAGCCGAAAGAAAAAAGATGCTGACACCAAGAAGGAAGATAAAAAGCGTCTTGATCTTCTTGAGAAGATGCATAAACAGAATCTGGATCTGCATTACGAAAAACTCGGACGCAAGCTCGGATTACTTCTTGATGGTGAAAAATCTGCCGGTGTAAGAAATCTTGACGGCGATATGATATTCCGCAGTGGCACACAGTTCAAGATGGAAACGTTTGTCGGTTATGATAAGCTCGACAAATTGGATCCAAAAGTGGAATGGGTCGAGGAAAAACGTAAAAATAATTTGATTGAAAAAATCTTCCAGCATTATTTTGATACGCTGAACCATATAGAGGAAGCGTTCAAGCACGAAAAGAACAAGATTACCATTGGTGATGAATTACCTCCGGGAATTGTACAGCTTGCAAAAGTGTACGTTGCGAAAAAACGCAAACTTTCCGTTGGTGATAAAATGGCAGGTCGTCATGGAAACAAAGGTGTTGTTGCTGCCATTGTTCCTTCGGAAGACATGCCGTTTACGCCTGATGGCCATTCGGTTGATATCGTTCTTAATCCACTTGGCGTTCCATCCCGTATGAATATCGGTCAGTTGTTTGAGACAGCACTCGGATGGGCAGGAAAAGCTCTCGGAATTAAATATGCCACTCCAATTTTCGATGGTGCAAGCTGGGAAGATGTACAGGAAGAATTGAAAAAAGCAGAACTGAATGTTGATTCACGCAGTACGCTGTTGGATGGACGTACCGGTGAAACATTTGACCAACAAGTGACTGTCGGACAGATTTATATGTTAAAACTGTCTCACTTGGTAGACGATAAGATCCATGCACGGTCAATTGGACCGTACTCATTGATCACGCAGCAGCCGCTTGGTGGTAAGGCACAATTTGGCGGTCAGCGTTTCGGAGAAATGGAAGTGTGGGCGCTTCAAGCATATGGAGCCGCACACGTCTTACAGGAAATCTTGACGGTAAAATCCGATGACGTTATGGGACGTGCAAAAGTATACGAAGCAATTGTGAAGGGCGACAACCAGCCGGAAGCAAATATTCCGGAATCGTTCAATGTGCTCGTGCGCGAATTGCAGGGTCTCGGCCTTGAAGTTAAAATTGATTAA
- the rpoC gene encoding DNA-directed RNA polymerase subunit beta': MFRSSESKATKLFSRISISLASSDAILTRSYGEVTKPETINYRSFRPERDGLFCERIFGPTRDWECYCGKYKRIRYKGIICDRCGVEVTQKSVRRERMGHIALAVPIVHIWYFRSLPSKISYILGISNKDLEKIVYYESYVVTNPGTTGLQQKDLITEDQFFEILSSLPEKNQELEDDDPKKFVAKIGGEAIKDLLKKVDVEILSAELRAQLRVETSQQKKQDHLKRLRVIEAFREREGGPANKPDWMVLDVIPIIPPELRPLVPLEGGRFATSDLNDLYRRVIIRNNRLKRLIDIKAPEVILRNEKRMLQEAVDSLFDNSRRNNAVRSDNNRALKSLSDMLKGKQGRFRQNLLGKRVDYSGRSVIVVGPELQLHQAGLPKDMAVELFKPFIIRKLIERGFSKTVKSAKKMVEKKGPEIWEILENIIDGHPILLNRAPTLHRLGIQAFQPVLVEGKALRIHPMVCTAFNADFDGDQMAVHIPLSFDAQLEARILMLSSHNILSPASGAPVITPTQDQVLGCYYLTKSKTGAKGEGTLFYSDQEVIIAYNENKLDLHARIKVRYADKMIETTTGRVIFNQIVPEELGFINELLSKKRLVQIIAQAFRKSGNQRTAKFLDAMKTLGFTYAMRGGLSVNIADVAIPKEKEELINKAQKEVDSVEKQYQNGFITNGERYNKVIDVWTRTTSRVAERLFDSLQNSKEGFNSIYMMIDSGARGSKEQVRQLAGMRGLMAKPQKSLSGATGELIENPIIANFREGLSILEYFISTHGARKGLADTALKTADAGYLTRRLVDVAQDAIITDVDCGTFRGVLTGALKEGEDVKEPLSERIVGRVSVHDVRDPMTSKILVKSGEIIDEEVAQTISETAIELVEIRSVLTCESKRGVCAKCYGRNLTTANIVEVGETVGVIAAQSIGEPGTQLTLRTFHTGGTASLIANQSHITSKFDGYVKFDSVKSIKISTEEGDKILSLGRSGAIQVLNSDNAVLTKYDVPYGAILQLGDGAQVKKGQLLYEWDPYNATIISEYAGQVKYMDLKENITYRDEPDEQTGHIQKVVIDSRDKNLSPSIMVADKNGKKIASYIIPTRAHILVDNEDAIPAGTVLVKIPRDIGKTRDITGGLPRVTELFEARSPGDPAVVSEIDGVVSFGVQKRGNREVIVTSHDGKERKVYMIALGKHVLVQENDFIRSGERLCDGAIDPHDILRIKGTSAVQEYLVNEIQEVYRMQGVKINDKHIEIIVRQMMQKVRVTDPGDTKFLEGDYIDKVKFEEENRSLEGMVFVENKGDSKIKNNTLSEKKKVKEMNIELKKKEKKIIEARDAEPALSEPILLGITTASLSTDSFISAASFQETTKVLTDAAIEGKIDHLLGLKENVIMGHLIPAGTGLKKFREVLVTSKTPSRVIEKAPVVEEPTDEMKEEEVVLVKKARKKSKIIV; encoded by the coding sequence ATGTTCCGCTCAAGTGAAAGTAAAGCAACCAAATTATTTTCCCGCATCAGCATCAGTCTTGCATCTTCCGATGCGATCCTGACACGCTCATATGGTGAAGTGACAAAGCCCGAAACAATCAACTATCGCTCGTTCCGGCCGGAACGCGACGGGTTGTTCTGCGAACGTATCTTTGGCCCGACACGTGATTGGGAATGTTATTGCGGTAAATACAAACGCATTCGGTATAAAGGTATTATCTGTGATCGTTGCGGCGTGGAAGTGACACAGAAAAGTGTCCGCCGAGAACGTATGGGACACATTGCCCTTGCAGTGCCGATTGTTCATATCTGGTATTTCCGTTCGCTCCCGAGCAAAATCAGTTATATACTCGGTATCAGCAATAAAGATCTTGAAAAGATCGTGTATTACGAATCGTATGTTGTCACCAATCCCGGAACAACCGGATTGCAGCAGAAAGATCTGATCACGGAAGATCAGTTCTTCGAGATTCTCTCTTCCCTTCCGGAAAAAAATCAGGAATTGGAAGATGATGATCCAAAAAAGTTTGTTGCAAAAATCGGTGGCGAAGCAATTAAAGATTTGTTAAAAAAAGTTGATGTCGAAATTCTGTCCGCAGAACTTCGTGCTCAGCTTCGCGTGGAAACATCGCAGCAGAAAAAACAAGATCATCTCAAACGTCTCCGCGTCATCGAAGCATTCCGTGAACGCGAAGGCGGTCCGGCTAACAAACCGGATTGGATGGTGCTCGATGTTATTCCGATTATTCCTCCCGAACTTCGTCCTCTTGTGCCGTTGGAAGGTGGACGGTTCGCAACATCAGATTTGAACGATCTCTATCGCCGTGTTATTATCCGTAACAATCGTTTGAAACGTCTTATCGACATTAAAGCACCTGAAGTTATTCTGCGCAATGAAAAACGTATGTTGCAGGAAGCAGTCGATTCATTGTTCGACAATTCGCGCCGCAACAATGCTGTCCGGAGCGACAACAATCGTGCATTGAAATCACTTTCCGATATGTTGAAAGGAAAGCAAGGTCGTTTCCGTCAGAACTTGCTCGGTAAACGTGTTGACTATTCCGGTCGTTCGGTTATCGTTGTTGGTCCGGAACTGCAGTTGCATCAAGCAGGTCTTCCGAAAGACATGGCAGTTGAATTGTTCAAGCCGTTTATCATCCGCAAGTTGATCGAACGGGGATTCTCCAAAACCGTGAAGAGCGCAAAGAAAATGGTAGAGAAGAAGGGTCCGGAAATCTGGGAAATTCTCGAAAATATTATTGACGGTCACCCCATTTTGCTGAACCGTGCTCCTACACTTCATAGACTTGGTATCCAGGCTTTCCAACCGGTTCTTGTTGAAGGAAAAGCTCTCCGTATCCATCCTATGGTCTGCACGGCATTCAATGCTGACTTCGATGGCGATCAAATGGCTGTTCATATTCCGTTGTCATTCGATGCGCAGCTTGAAGCACGTATTTTAATGTTGTCATCGCATAATATTCTTTCCCCGGCAAGTGGTGCACCTGTGATTACCCCAACGCAGGATCAGGTACTCGGTTGTTACTATTTAACAAAATCAAAAACCGGTGCCAAAGGCGAAGGTACATTATTCTATTCTGATCAAGAAGTAATCATCGCGTATAACGAAAACAAGCTTGACCTTCATGCCCGTATTAAAGTTCGGTATGCAGATAAAATGATCGAAACGACAACTGGTCGTGTTATCTTCAATCAGATCGTTCCCGAAGAACTTGGTTTCATCAACGAATTGTTAAGTAAGAAACGTCTTGTTCAAATTATTGCACAAGCATTCCGCAAGAGTGGAAATCAGCGCACTGCGAAATTCCTTGATGCAATGAAGACGCTTGGATTTACGTATGCAATGCGTGGTGGACTCTCTGTGAACATCGCCGACGTAGCAATTCCAAAAGAAAAAGAAGAGTTGATTAATAAAGCGCAGAAGGAAGTTGATTCCGTTGAGAAACAATATCAAAATGGTTTCATCACCAACGGCGAACGATATAATAAAGTTATTGACGTGTGGACCCGCACAACCAGCCGCGTGGCGGAACGGTTGTTCGATTCACTGCAAAATTCCAAAGAAGGTTTCAACTCTATCTATATGATGATTGATTCCGGCGCACGTGGTTCGAAAGAACAGGTGCGTCAGTTGGCCGGTATGCGTGGTTTGATGGCGAAGCCGCAAAAATCATTATCCGGTGCGACCGGTGAGTTAATCGAAAATCCGATCATCGCAAACTTCCGCGAAGGCCTTTCGATTCTTGAGTATTTTATTTCCACACACGGTGCTCGTAAAGGTTTGGCAGATACTGCGTTAAAGACGGCTGATGCTGGATATCTGACACGCCGACTTGTTGACGTTGCTCAAGATGCGATTATCACCGACGTTGATTGCGGAACATTCCGCGGTGTTCTCACCGGTGCGCTCAAAGAGGGTGAAGACGTAAAAGAACCCTTGTCCGAACGTATTGTGGGACGCGTATCCGTACATGATGTTCGCGATCCGATGACAAGCAAAATTCTTGTGAAGTCCGGCGAAATTATTGACGAAGAAGTAGCTCAGACAATTTCTGAAACGGCAATCGAACTGGTCGAAATTCGTTCGGTATTAACCTGCGAATCAAAACGCGGAGTTTGTGCAAAATGTTACGGCCGCAATTTGACAACTGCAAACATTGTTGAAGTTGGTGAAACAGTTGGTGTTATTGCAGCTCAATCAATCGGTGAACCAGGTACACAGTTAACACTTCGTACATTCCATACCGGCGGTACAGCAAGTTTAATTGCAAACCAATCTCATATTACCTCCAAGTTCGACGGTTATGTGAAATTTGACAGTGTGAAATCGATCAAAATCAGCACCGAAGAAGGAGATAAAATTCTCTCGCTAGGACGCAGCGGCGCTATTCAAGTATTGAATAGTGATAATGCTGTATTGACAAAGTATGATGTTCCGTACGGTGCTATTCTGCAATTAGGCGATGGTGCCCAAGTGAAAAAAGGTCAATTGTTGTATGAATGGGATCCATACAACGCTACGATCATTTCTGAGTACGCTGGTCAAGTGAAGTATATGGATTTGAAGGAAAACATTACGTATCGCGATGAACCGGATGAACAGACGGGACACATTCAAAAAGTTGTTATCGATTCGCGCGATAAAAATTTAAGTCCGTCCATTATGGTTGCGGATAAAAACGGAAAGAAGATCGCCAGTTACATTATTCCGACACGCGCACACATTCTTGTTGACAACGAAGATGCTATTCCGGCAGGAACTGTGCTTGTAAAGATTCCGCGCGATATCGGTAAGACACGCGATATCACCGGCGGTCTGCCGCGTGTAACAGAATTATTCGAAGCACGCTCACCGGGTGATCCTGCCGTTGTCAGTGAAATTGACGGAGTTGTTTCATTTGGTGTGCAGAAACGCGGTAACCGTGAAGTGATTGTTACCAGTCACGATGGCAAAGAGCGAAAAGTATATATGATCGCACTCGGTAAACATGTTCTTGTTCAGGAAAATGATTTCATTCGCAGCGGTGAACGTCTTTGCGACGGTGCAATCGATCCGCATGATATTCTTCGCATCAAAGGTACCAGCGCGGTGCAGGAATATTTAGTGAATGAAATTCAGGAAGTGTACCGTATGCAAGGTGTGAAAATCAATGATAAGCATATCGAAATCATTGTTCGTCAGATGATGCAAAAAGTACGCGTCACAGATCCGGGCGATACGAAATTCCTGGAAGGTGATTATATTGACAAGGTGAAGTTCGAAGAAGAGAATCGCAGTCTTGAAGGAATGGTATTTGTGGAAAACAAGGGTGATTCAAAAATAAAGAACAACACACTCAGTGAAAAGAAAAAAGTAAAAGAGATGAACATTGAGTTGAAGAAAAAAGAGAAGAAGATCATTGAAGCGCGTGATGCTGAACCTGCGCTCTCCGAACCAATTCTTCTCGGAATTACGACAGCGTCATTGTCAACAGACAGTTTCATCTCTGCAGCGTCGTTCCAGGAGACAACAAAAGTTCTTACCGATGCAGCGATCGAAGGTAAAATTGATCACCTGCTTGGCTTGAAAGAAAATGTTATCATGGGTCATCTCATTCCCGCAGGAACCGGATTAAAGAAATTCCGCGAAGTGCTGGTGACGTCAAAAACTCCTTCAAGAGTTATTGAAAAAGCGCCGGTCGTTGAAGAACCAACAGACGAGATGAAAGAAGAAGAAGTAGTTTTGGTAAAAAAAGCACGAAAAAAGTCAAAAATCATAGTCTAA
- the rpsL gene encoding 30S ribosomal protein S12 — protein MPTINQLVRLGRENLAVKSKSPALEGNPQKRGVCTRVYTTTPKKPNSALRKVARVRLTNHIEVTAYIPGEGHNLQEHSIVMIRGGRVKDLPGVRYHIIRGTLDTQGVQDRKQARSKYGAKRPK, from the coding sequence TTGCCTACGATTAATCAATTAGTTAGACTCGGTCGTGAAAATCTGGCTGTGAAGAGCAAGTCTCCGGCGCTTGAAGGCAATCCGCAAAAGCGCGGCGTATGCACGAGAGTGTATACTACAACGCCGAAGAAACCGAATTCAGCACTTCGTAAAGTTGCTCGCGTGCGTTTAACAAACCACATCGAAGTAACCGCTTACATTCCCGGTGAAGGTCATAATTTACAAGAGCACTCTATTGTAATGATCCGCGGCGGTCGTGTAAAAGATTTGCCCGGTGTGCGTTACCATATAATTCGTGGAACGCTCGATACACAAGGTGTTCAAGATCGTAAACAGGCCCGTTCAAAATACGGTGCCAAAAGACCAAAATAA